The following are encoded together in the Phocoena sinus isolate mPhoSin1 chromosome 11, mPhoSin1.pri, whole genome shotgun sequence genome:
- the DUSP7 gene encoding dual specificity protein phosphatase 7 codes for MKNQLRGPPARAHMSASGASAAGGTGAGSEPGAGSGSGAGTGAGAAAGAGAMPCKSAEWLQEELEARGGASLLLLDCRPHELFESSHIETAINLAIPGLMLRRLRKGNLPIRSIIPNHADKERFATRCKAATVLLYDEATAEWQPEPGAPASVLGLLLQKLRDDGCQAYYLQGGFNKFQTEYSEHCETNVDSSSSPSGSPPTSVLGLGGLRISSDCSDGESDRELPSSATESDGSPVPSSQPAFPVQILPYLYLGCAKDSTNLDVLGKYGIKYILNVTPNLPNAFEHGGEFTYKQIPISDHWSQNLSQFFPEAISFIDEARSKKCGVLVHCLAGISRSVTVTVAYLMQKMNLSLNDAYDFVKRKKSNISPNFNFMGQLLDFERTLGLSSPCDNHTPSEQLYFSTPTNHNLFPLNTLEST; via the exons ATGAAAAACCAGCTCCGCGGCCCCCCAGCGCGGGCGCACATGTCGGCCTCGGGGGCGTCGGCGGCTGGGGGCACCGGGGCGGGGTCGGAGCCCGGTGCGGGGTCTGGTTCCGGCGCCGGTACCGGGGCAGGCGCGGCGGCGGGTGCGGGGGCCATGCCTTGCAAGAGTGCCGAGTGGCTGCAGGAGGAGCTGGAGGCGCGCGGCGGCGCGTCCCTGCTGCTGCTCGACTGCCGGCCGCACGAGCTCTTCGAGTCGTCGCACATCGAGACGGCCATCAACCTGGCCATCCCGGGCCTCATGCTGCGCCGCTTGCGCAAGGGCAACCTGCCCATCCGCTCCATCATCCCCAACCACGCCGACAAGGAGCGTTTCGCTACGCGCTGCAAGGCGGCCACCGTTTTGCTCTACGACGAGGCCACGGCCGAGTGGCAGCCAGAGCCTGGCGCTCCCGCTTCGGTGCTTGGCCTTCTCCTGCAAAAGCTGCGCGACGACGGCTGCCAGGCCTACTACCTCCAAG GTGGTTTCAACAAGTTCCAGACAGAGTACTCAGAACACTGCGAGACCAACGTGGACAGCTCGTCCTCCCCGAGCGGCTCACCGCCCACCTCAGTGTTGGGTCTGGGGGGCCTACGCATCAGCTCTGACTGCTCAGATGGTGAGTCGGACAGAGAGCTGCCCAGCAGTGCCACCGAGTCAGACGGCAGCCCTGTGCCATCCAGCCAACCGGCCTTCCCCGTCCAGATCCTGCCCTACCTCTACCTCGGCTGCGCCAAGGACTCCACCAACCTGGATGTGCTCGGCAAGTACGGCATCAAGTATATCCTCAACGTCACGCCCAACCTGCCCAATGCCTTCGAGCACGGGGGCGAGTTCACCTACAAGCAGATCCCCATCTCTGACCACTGGAGCCAGAACCTCTCCCAGTTCTTCCCTGAGGCCATCAGCTTCATCG ACGAGGCCCGCTCCAAGAAGTGCGGTGTCCTGGTGCACTGCCTGGCAGGCATCAGCCGCTCAGTGACGGTCACGGTGGCCTACCTGATGCAGAAGATGAACCTGTCGCTCAATGATGCCTACGACTTTGTCAAGAGGAAAAAGTCCAACATCTCACCCAACTTCAACTTTATGGGGCAGCTGCTGGACTTCGAGCGGACGCTGGGGCTGAGCAGCCCGTGTGACAACCACACCCCCAGCGAGCAGCTCTACTTCTCCACGCCCACCAACCACAACCTGTTCCCACTCAACACGCTCGAGTCCACGTGA